Proteins co-encoded in one Aquincola tertiaricarbonis genomic window:
- a CDS encoding oxepin-CoA hydrolase, alternative type, which yields MSAPQDVLLQRREGAVLVLVNNNPAARNALSAEFYTAATQALAEADADPTVGAIVLTGAGGFFCAGGNLNQLATRREMAPEDRRERLELLHTFVRRLRDTAKPVIAAVEGGAAGAGMSLALACDLLVSSREAFFGVSYIKVGLTPDGGITSFLAEFVSRQVLTELCLTGDRITAERLNALGAVNRLVEPGSAEAEAIALGQRIAEGPDRATARIKALCRGAHMRSLDEQLELEARAMVESQGDDEAAEGIGAFLQKRRADFTALRRRG from the coding sequence ATGAGCGCCCCGCAGGACGTGCTGCTGCAGCGCCGTGAAGGCGCGGTGCTGGTGCTGGTCAACAACAACCCGGCGGCCCGCAATGCGCTCAGCGCCGAGTTCTACACCGCCGCCACCCAGGCCCTGGCCGAGGCCGATGCCGACCCCACCGTGGGCGCCATCGTGCTCACCGGCGCAGGCGGCTTCTTCTGCGCCGGCGGCAACCTGAACCAGCTGGCCACCCGGCGCGAGATGGCGCCCGAAGACCGGCGCGAGCGGCTGGAGCTGCTGCACACCTTCGTGCGCCGGCTGCGCGACACCGCCAAGCCGGTGATCGCCGCGGTGGAAGGCGGCGCGGCCGGTGCCGGCATGTCGCTGGCGCTGGCCTGCGACCTGCTGGTCAGCTCGCGCGAGGCCTTCTTCGGCGTCAGCTACATCAAGGTGGGTCTGACGCCCGATGGCGGCATCACCTCCTTCCTGGCCGAGTTCGTCTCGCGCCAGGTGCTCACCGAGCTGTGCCTGACCGGCGACCGCATCACCGCCGAGCGGCTGAATGCGCTGGGCGCCGTCAACCGCCTGGTGGAGCCAGGCAGCGCCGAGGCCGAAGCCATCGCGCTGGGCCAGCGCATCGCCGAAGGGCCCGACCGCGCCACCGCGCGCATCAAGGCCTTGTGCCGCGGCGCGCACATGCGCTCGCTGGACGAGCAGCTCGAACTCGAAGCCCGCGCCATGGTGGAAAGCCAGGGCGACGATGAGGCGGCCGAAGGCATCGGTGCCTTCCTGCAAAAGCGCCGCGCCGATTTCACGGCCCTGCGCCGCCGCGGATGA
- a CDS encoding acyl-CoA dehydrogenase family protein has protein sequence MNFEHTEDRRMLADTLNRYIAEQYGFETRNRIAHSAEGYSPQQWAQFAELGAIGALFSEADGGYGGAGFDIAVVFEALGRGLVVEPLLGSAVLAGSAISHAGNEQQRTWLDKLIDGSTIAALAHGEADSLYSLTQVSTTARRTDNGWELNGAKAVVPQGEAATLFVVSARTAGGVDDAQGLSLFLVPADAPGLAVRGQTAVDGGRVATVTLDHVTVPADALLGTEGAALTTLEHAMGRGVLALCAESLGAMDVARQATLEYLQTRKQFGVPIGSFQALQHRMADVLLEIEQARSAVINAAAAVDGDDRLAREKALSAAKFTIGRVGTLVAEEAIQLHGGIGMTWELPLSHYAKRLVMIDHQLGDEDFHLARYIALGQEAA, from the coding sequence ATGAACTTCGAACACACCGAAGACCGCCGCATGCTGGCGGACACGCTGAACCGCTACATCGCCGAGCAGTACGGCTTCGAGACCCGCAACCGCATCGCCCACTCGGCCGAAGGCTACAGCCCGCAGCAATGGGCGCAGTTCGCCGAGCTGGGCGCCATCGGTGCGCTGTTCAGCGAGGCCGATGGCGGCTACGGCGGCGCCGGCTTCGACATCGCCGTGGTCTTCGAAGCCCTGGGCCGCGGCCTGGTGGTCGAGCCGCTGCTGGGCAGCGCGGTGCTGGCCGGCAGCGCCATCAGCCACGCCGGCAATGAGCAGCAGCGCACTTGGCTAGACAAGTTGATCGACGGCAGCACCATCGCCGCGCTGGCGCATGGCGAGGCCGACAGCCTGTACTCGCTGACGCAGGTGTCCACCACCGCCCGCCGCACCGACAACGGCTGGGAACTGAACGGTGCCAAGGCCGTGGTGCCGCAGGGCGAAGCTGCCACGCTGTTTGTCGTCTCGGCCCGCACTGCGGGTGGCGTGGACGATGCGCAAGGCCTGTCGCTGTTCCTGGTGCCGGCCGATGCCCCGGGCCTGGCCGTGCGCGGCCAGACCGCCGTTGACGGCGGCCGCGTGGCCACCGTCACGCTGGACCATGTGACCGTGCCGGCCGATGCGCTGCTGGGCACCGAAGGCGCGGCCCTGACCACGCTGGAACATGCCATGGGCCGCGGCGTGCTGGCGCTGTGCGCCGAGTCGCTGGGCGCGATGGACGTGGCCCGCCAGGCCACGCTGGAATACCTGCAGACGCGCAAGCAGTTCGGCGTGCCCATCGGCAGCTTCCAGGCCCTGCAGCACCGCATGGCCGATGTGCTGCTGGAAATCGAGCAGGCCCGCTCGGCGGTGATCAACGCCGCCGCCGCGGTGGACGGCGACGACCGCCTGGCGCGCGAGAAGGCCTTGTCGGCCGCCAAGTTCACCATCGGCCGCGTGGGCACGCTGGTGGCGGAAGAAGCCATCCAGCTGCACGGCGGCATCGGCATGACCTGGGAGCTGCCGCTGTCGCACTACGCCAAGCGCCTGGTGATGATCGACCACCAGCTGGGCGACGAAGACTTCCACCTGGCGCGCTACATCGCGCTGGGGCAGGAGGCGGCATGA
- a CDS encoding acyl-CoA dehydrogenase family protein codes for MDMSFTQEELAFRDEVRQFLAEQLPERLSAKVANGQHLSKADMEEWHAILNARGWLANHWPQAYGGPGWNAVQKFIFEHECAIAHAPRIVPFGVNMLGPVLIKYGNEAQKSHWLPRILSGADWWCQGYSEPGAGSDLASVKTTAVRRSDERGDHYVVNGQKTWTTLGQHANMIFCLVRTDPAAKKQSGISFLLVDMKSPGVEVRPIITLDGAHEVNEVFFTDVRVPAENLVGEENRGWDCAKYLLTYERTNIAGVGFSVAALAKLKKAAARVQKNGRPLLEDPLFAARLAKVEIDLENMKTTNLRVIAAVAGGGAPGAESSMLKIRGTVIRQELTSLLRRAMGPHARPFNADWLEGPYEGEVGAPEEAASAAASYFNNRKLSIFGGSNEIQRNIISKMILGL; via the coding sequence ATGGACATGAGCTTCACCCAAGAAGAACTGGCCTTCCGCGACGAAGTGCGCCAGTTCCTGGCCGAGCAGCTGCCCGAGCGGCTGTCGGCCAAGGTGGCCAACGGCCAGCACCTGAGCAAGGCCGACATGGAGGAATGGCACGCCATCCTCAACGCCCGCGGCTGGCTGGCCAACCACTGGCCGCAGGCCTACGGCGGCCCGGGCTGGAACGCGGTGCAGAAGTTCATCTTCGAGCATGAATGCGCCATCGCCCATGCGCCGCGCATCGTGCCCTTCGGCGTGAACATGCTGGGCCCGGTGCTCATCAAGTACGGCAACGAGGCGCAGAAGAGCCACTGGCTGCCGCGCATCCTCAGCGGTGCCGACTGGTGGTGCCAGGGCTACTCAGAGCCGGGTGCCGGCTCGGACCTGGCCAGCGTCAAGACCACGGCAGTGCGTAGATCGGACGAACGGGGCGACCACTACGTGGTCAACGGCCAGAAGACCTGGACCACGCTGGGCCAGCACGCCAACATGATCTTCTGCCTGGTGCGCACCGACCCCGCGGCCAAGAAGCAGTCGGGCATCAGCTTCCTGCTGGTGGACATGAAGAGCCCCGGCGTGGAAGTGCGCCCCATCATCACGCTGGATGGCGCGCACGAGGTCAACGAGGTGTTCTTCACCGACGTGCGCGTGCCGGCCGAGAACCTGGTGGGCGAAGAGAACCGCGGCTGGGACTGCGCCAAGTACCTGCTGACCTATGAGCGCACCAACATCGCGGGCGTGGGCTTCTCGGTGGCGGCGCTGGCCAAGCTGAAGAAGGCCGCCGCCCGCGTGCAGAAGAACGGCCGCCCGCTGCTGGAAGACCCGCTGTTCGCGGCCCGCCTGGCCAAGGTCGAGATCGACCTGGAGAACATGAAGACCACCAACCTGCGCGTGATCGCGGCGGTGGCCGGTGGCGGCGCGCCGGGCGCGGAAAGCTCGATGCTGAAGATCCGCGGCACGGTGATCCGCCAGGAGCTGACCTCGCTGCTGCGTCGCGCCATGGGCCCGCATGCGCGGCCCTTCAATGCCGACTGGCTGGAAGGCCCGTACGAAGGCGAAGTGGGTGCGCCGGAAGAAGCGGCCAGCGCCGCGGCCAGCTACTTCAACAACCGCAAGCTGTCGATCTTCGGCGGCTCCAACGAGATCCAGCGCAACATCATCTCCAAGATGATCCTCGGGCTGTAA
- a CDS encoding acetyl-CoA C-acyltransferase — protein MRQAVIVSTARTPLTKAHRGEFNITPGPTLAAFAVKAAVDRAGIDPTLIEDAILGCGYPEGTTGRNVARQSIIRAGLPISIAGTTVNRFCASGLQAIAMAAGRIVVDGAPAMIAGGVESISQIRTRSATDSGDSGMDPWIVEHKPELYIAMIETADIVARRYNISREAQDRFSAESQRRTEEAQKAGRYADEIVPCTTVMAVTDKETKAVTHREVTATADNCNRPGTTYEALAKLAPVRGDDQFVTAGNASQLSDGASACVLMEAGEAERLGLQPLGAFRGLAVAGCEPDEMGIGPVYAVPKLLKRHGLKVEDIDLWELNEAFASQALYCQQQLGIPLDKLNVNGGAISIGHPFGMTGARLAGHILLEGRRRKARYAVVSMCIAGGMGAAGLFEIY, from the coding sequence ATGCGCCAAGCCGTCATCGTGTCCACCGCCCGCACGCCGCTCACCAAGGCGCACCGCGGTGAGTTCAACATCACCCCCGGCCCCACGCTGGCCGCCTTCGCCGTCAAGGCGGCGGTCGATCGCGCGGGCATCGACCCCACGCTGATCGAAGACGCCATCCTCGGCTGCGGCTACCCCGAAGGCACCACCGGCCGCAACGTGGCGCGCCAGTCCATCATCCGCGCCGGGTTGCCCATCAGCATCGCCGGCACCACGGTCAACCGCTTCTGCGCCTCGGGCCTGCAGGCCATCGCGATGGCGGCTGGCCGCATCGTGGTGGACGGCGCCCCGGCCATGATCGCCGGCGGCGTGGAAAGCATCTCGCAGATCCGCACCCGCAGCGCCACCGACAGCGGCGATTCGGGCATGGACCCGTGGATCGTCGAGCACAAGCCCGAGCTGTACATAGCGATGATCGAGACCGCCGACATCGTGGCCCGCCGCTACAACATCAGCCGCGAGGCGCAGGACCGCTTCAGCGCCGAGAGCCAGCGCCGCACCGAAGAAGCGCAGAAGGCCGGCCGCTATGCCGACGAGATCGTGCCCTGCACCACGGTGATGGCGGTGACCGACAAGGAAACCAAGGCCGTGACCCACCGCGAGGTGACCGCCACCGCCGACAACTGCAACCGCCCCGGCACCACGTATGAGGCGCTGGCCAAGCTGGCCCCGGTGCGTGGCGACGACCAGTTCGTCACCGCGGGCAATGCCTCGCAGCTGTCCGACGGCGCGTCGGCCTGCGTGCTGATGGAAGCGGGCGAGGCCGAGCGCCTGGGCCTGCAGCCGCTGGGCGCCTTCCGCGGCCTGGCGGTGGCCGGCTGCGAGCCCGACGAGATGGGCATCGGCCCGGTGTACGCCGTGCCCAAGCTGCTCAAGCGCCATGGCCTGAAGGTGGAAGACATCGACCTGTGGGAGCTGAACGAGGCCTTCGCCTCGCAGGCGCTGTACTGCCAGCAGCAGCTGGGCATCCCGCTCGACAAGCTCAACGTCAACGGCGGCGCCATCTCCATCGGCCACCCCTTCGGCATGACGGGCGCGCGCCTGGCCGGCCACATCCTGCTGGAAGGCCGCCGCCGCAAGGCCCGCTACGCCGTGGTGTCGATGTGCATCGCCGGCGGCATGGGCGCTGCGGGCCTGTTCGAAATCTACTGA
- a CDS encoding 3-hydroxyacyl-CoA dehydrogenase NAD-binding domain-containing protein, which produces MVQEATSSAAEANPVSTELRGKILLVTVDNPPVNALGVAVRRGLMAAIEAADANPAVGAVLIVGAGRNFIAGADIREFGLPPQPPLLTEVCSRIEASRKPVIAAIHGAALGGGLEVALGAHYRIAVASAKLGLPEVALGLLPGAGGTQRAPRLVGAAAALDIILSGRHVGAAEALKLGLIDRVAQSDDTLAEGLAYAQELLAAQAGPRRSRDAQALADRATAQAAIDAARADVQKKQRHLFSPHKIVEAVQAALDKPFDEALKLERQFFMQCLDSPQRAGLIHAFFAEREVAKVPEAAAAQPRPFKTIGVVGGGTMGAGIAVAALDAGLPVTMVERDQVSIDRGRANVEKVYDGLVAKGRMTVEGQAAVMARFTGSTDYAAFKDVDLVIEAVFEDIEVKKAVFAELDRVCKPGAVLATNTSYLDIDAIAASISRPQDVIGLHFFSPANIMKLLEIVVPAKVSADVVATAFELAKKLKKVPVRAGVCDGFIGNRILAVYRQAADYLMEDGASPYEIDAAVREFGYPMGPFQVSDLAGGDIGWATRKRKAATRNPAARYVQIADRICERGWFGQKTQRGWYQYPQGSRSGQQDPEVLAIVDAERQRAGITPRSFSSDEIIRRYMAAMINEGANVVHQRIALRPLDVDVTFLYGYGFPRFRGGPMKYADMVGLDKVLADIREFAKEDPLFWQPSPLLVQLVEEGKNFESLNKAAA; this is translated from the coding sequence ATGGTGCAAGAAGCCACTTCGTCCGCCGCAGAAGCCAACCCGGTCAGCACCGAGTTGCGCGGCAAGATCCTGCTGGTCACGGTCGACAACCCGCCGGTCAACGCCCTCGGCGTGGCCGTGCGCCGCGGCCTGATGGCCGCAATCGAGGCCGCCGACGCCAACCCTGCCGTGGGCGCGGTGCTCATCGTGGGTGCTGGCCGCAACTTCATCGCCGGGGCCGACATCCGCGAATTCGGCCTGCCGCCGCAACCGCCGCTGCTGACCGAGGTGTGCAGCCGCATCGAGGCCAGCCGCAAGCCTGTGATTGCCGCCATCCACGGCGCTGCGCTGGGCGGCGGGCTGGAAGTGGCGCTGGGCGCGCACTACCGCATCGCCGTGGCCAGCGCCAAGCTGGGCCTGCCGGAAGTGGCGCTGGGCCTGCTGCCGGGCGCCGGTGGCACGCAGCGCGCGCCGCGCCTGGTGGGCGCGGCGGCGGCGCTGGACATCATCCTCAGCGGCCGCCACGTGGGCGCAGCCGAGGCGCTGAAGCTGGGCCTGATCGACCGGGTGGCGCAAAGCGACGACACGCTGGCCGAGGGCCTGGCCTATGCGCAGGAGTTGCTGGCCGCGCAGGCCGGCCCGCGCCGCAGCCGCGACGCGCAGGCGCTGGCGGACCGCGCCACCGCGCAAGCGGCCATCGACGCCGCACGCGCCGATGTGCAGAAGAAGCAGCGCCACCTGTTCTCGCCGCACAAGATCGTGGAGGCGGTGCAGGCTGCGCTGGACAAGCCCTTCGACGAAGCACTGAAGCTGGAGCGCCAGTTCTTCATGCAGTGCCTGGACAGCCCGCAGCGCGCCGGCCTGATCCACGCCTTCTTCGCCGAGCGTGAAGTGGCCAAGGTGCCCGAGGCCGCAGCGGCGCAGCCTCGGCCCTTCAAGACCATCGGTGTGGTGGGCGGCGGCACCATGGGCGCCGGCATCGCGGTGGCGGCGCTGGACGCCGGCCTGCCGGTGACCATGGTCGAGCGCGACCAGGTGTCGATCGACCGCGGCCGTGCCAACGTCGAGAAGGTGTACGACGGCCTGGTGGCCAAGGGCCGCATGACGGTCGAAGGTCAGGCCGCGGTGATGGCCCGCTTCACGGGCAGCACCGACTACGCGGCTTTCAAGGACGTGGACCTGGTGATCGAGGCGGTGTTCGAGGACATCGAGGTCAAGAAGGCCGTGTTCGCCGAACTCGACCGCGTGTGCAAGCCCGGCGCCGTGCTGGCCACCAACACCTCCTACCTGGACATCGACGCCATCGCGGCCAGCATCTCGCGGCCGCAGGACGTGATCGGCCTGCACTTCTTCTCGCCGGCCAACATCATGAAGCTGCTCGAGATCGTGGTGCCTGCGAAGGTGAGCGCCGACGTGGTGGCCACCGCCTTCGAGCTGGCCAAGAAGCTCAAGAAGGTGCCGGTGCGCGCCGGCGTGTGCGACGGCTTCATCGGCAACCGCATCCTGGCCGTGTACCGCCAGGCCGCCGACTACCTGATGGAAGACGGCGCATCGCCTTACGAGATCGACGCCGCGGTGCGCGAGTTCGGCTATCCGATGGGTCCGTTCCAGGTGTCCGACCTGGCCGGCGGCGACATCGGCTGGGCCACGCGCAAGCGCAAGGCCGCCACTCGCAACCCGGCCGCGCGCTACGTGCAGATCGCCGACCGCATCTGCGAACGCGGCTGGTTCGGCCAGAAGACGCAGCGCGGCTGGTACCAGTACCCGCAAGGCTCGCGCAGCGGCCAGCAGGACCCCGAGGTGCTGGCCATCGTCGACGCCGAGCGCCAGCGCGCCGGCATCACGCCGCGCAGCTTCAGCTCGGACGAGATCATCCGCCGCTACATGGCCGCGATGATCAACGAGGGCGCGAACGTCGTGCACCAGCGCATCGCGCTGCGGCCGCTGGACGTGGACGTGACCTTCTTGTACGGCTACGGCTTTCCGCGTTTCCGCGGCGGCCCGATGAAGTACGCGGACATGGTGGGCCTGGACAAGGTGCTGGCCGACATCCGCGAGTTCGCCAAGGAAGACCCGCTGTTCTGGCAGCCCTCGCCGCTGCTGGTGCAGCTGGTCGAAGAAGGCAAGAACTTCGAGAGCCTGAACAAGGCCGCCGCCTGA
- a CDS encoding LysR family transcriptional regulator, translating to MDVNALTLLVQILDAGNLSEAARRLKMSRANISYHLNQLEKSIGQQLVRRTTRRVEPTEIGLKLYEHGLRIQNELTAARESITTLGQRLQGRVRLSVPSGYGQLVMSPWLLDFKRHYPGIVLDVMFENRVEDLMRDEVDVAVRVLSEPPQNLVARDMGVVRYVACASRGFAESQGLPQQLDDLRTMPLITAAVIGRQLRVAAYWRDERHEVLLEPSLISENFLFLRQAIQAGLGIGLVPDYVVQDEVDRGEIVTSLDEWRLSIFGTHMHLLYMPNRHHTRAMATFIDFVLAKARGAVVA from the coding sequence ATGGACGTCAACGCCCTCACCTTGCTGGTGCAGATCCTGGACGCCGGCAACCTCAGCGAGGCGGCCCGCCGGCTCAAGATGAGCCGGGCCAACATCAGCTACCACCTCAACCAGCTGGAGAAGTCCATCGGCCAGCAGCTGGTGCGGCGCACCACGCGCCGGGTGGAGCCCACCGAGATCGGGCTCAAGCTGTACGAGCACGGCCTGCGCATCCAGAACGAGCTGACGGCCGCGCGCGAATCCATCACCACGCTGGGCCAGCGGCTGCAGGGCCGGGTACGGCTGTCAGTGCCCAGCGGCTACGGGCAGCTGGTGATGTCGCCCTGGCTGCTGGACTTCAAGCGCCATTACCCCGGCATCGTGCTCGACGTGATGTTCGAGAACCGGGTCGAAGACCTGATGCGCGACGAGGTGGACGTGGCCGTGCGCGTGCTGTCGGAGCCGCCGCAGAACCTGGTGGCGCGCGACATGGGCGTGGTGCGCTACGTGGCCTGCGCCTCACGCGGCTTTGCCGAGTCGCAGGGCCTGCCGCAGCAGCTGGACGACCTGCGCACCATGCCGCTGATCACCGCCGCCGTCATCGGCCGCCAGCTGCGCGTGGCGGCCTACTGGCGCGACGAACGGCACGAGGTGCTGCTGGAGCCCTCGCTGATCTCCGAGAACTTCCTGTTCCTGCGCCAGGCCATCCAGGCGGGCCTGGGCATCGGCCTGGTGCCCGACTACGTGGTGCAGGACGAGGTGGACCGCGGCGAGATCGTCACCTCGCTCGACGAATGGCGGCTGTCGATCTTCGGCACCCACATGCACCTGCTGTACATGCCCAACCGCCACCACACGCGAGCGATGGCGACCTTCATCGACTTCGTGCTGGCGAAGGCGCGGGGGGCGGTGGTGGCTTGA
- a CDS encoding YlcI/YnfO family protein, which produces MKSATLPPVRIEPDFRDEVEQALQPGETLTSLVEAAVRAEVTRRKDQSEFVRRGLAAIARSEAAGDWVAAEDVIAKLEAKVAAARQRRQS; this is translated from the coding sequence ATGAAGAGCGCCACGCTACCGCCCGTCCGCATCGAGCCCGACTTCCGCGACGAGGTCGAGCAGGCCCTGCAGCCCGGCGAAACCTTGACCTCGCTGGTGGAAGCGGCTGTTCGGGCCGAAGTGACACGCCGTAAGGACCAGTCGGAGTTCGTGCGGCGCGGCTTGGCTGCGATCGCCCGCTCCGAGGCGGCCGGTGACTGGGTTGCAGCGGAGGACGTCATCGCCAAGCTGGAAGCCAAGGTCGCGGCGGCCCGCCAACGCCGCCAGTCGTGA
- a CDS encoding type II toxin-antitoxin system RelE/ParE family toxin — MTYQVVFSREAEEDLQRLFEHAFERELNSPTGDLSVPLRAIEAIRQACQFLAISPFSCRKAAASAFVRELVVSFGATGYVVLYEVRDRHRVFIGAVRHQRESDYH, encoded by the coding sequence GTGACCTACCAGGTCGTCTTCAGCCGGGAGGCGGAAGAGGATCTGCAGAGGTTGTTCGAGCATGCGTTCGAACGGGAGCTGAACAGCCCCACCGGCGATCTGTCGGTGCCGCTGCGGGCAATCGAAGCCATCCGCCAAGCTTGCCAGTTCCTCGCGATCAGCCCCTTCAGCTGCCGAAAGGCCGCCGCCAGCGCCTTCGTCCGCGAACTGGTGGTTTCGTTCGGCGCGACTGGCTACGTCGTGCTGTACGAGGTGAGGGACCGGCACCGCGTGTTCATCGGCGCGGTGCGTCACCAGCGGGAAAGCGACTACCACTGA
- a CDS encoding cob(I)yrinic acid a,c-diamide adenosyltransferase: MANRLTQIATRTGDDGSTGLGDGTRVPKDHLRIHALGDVDELNSQLGVLLAEPLPEDVRELLVVIQHELFNLGGELSIPGYTLLKDEAVLRLDEALAHYNATLPRLKEFILPAGTRSAALAHVARTVARRAERMVVALAASDAVAVRPAARQYLNRLSDLMFVLARVLNRANLDGLGGDDVYWKSERLARQG, from the coding sequence ATGGCAAACCGACTCACACAAATCGCGACCCGCACCGGCGACGACGGCAGCACCGGCCTGGGCGACGGCACGCGCGTGCCCAAGGATCATCTGCGCATCCATGCGCTGGGCGACGTGGACGAGCTCAACTCGCAGCTGGGCGTGCTGCTGGCCGAGCCGCTGCCCGAGGACGTGCGCGAGCTGTTGGTGGTCATCCAGCACGAGCTGTTCAACCTGGGCGGCGAGCTGTCCATCCCCGGCTACACGCTGCTGAAGGACGAGGCCGTGCTGCGCCTGGACGAGGCGCTGGCCCACTACAACGCCACGCTGCCGCGGCTCAAGGAATTCATCCTGCCGGCCGGCACCCGCAGCGCCGCGCTGGCCCACGTGGCCCGCACCGTGGCCCGCCGCGCCGAACGCATGGTGGTGGCGCTCGCTGCCTCCGACGCCGTCGCCGTGCGCCCCGCGGCCCGCCAGTACCTCAACCGCCTGTCCGACCTGATGTTCGTGCTGGCTCGTGTGCTCAACCGCGCCAACCTCGACGGCCTGGGCGGCGACGACGTGTACTGGAAGAGCGAGCGGCTGGCGCGGCAGGGGTGA
- a CDS encoding addiction module antidote protein codes for MARTTQVESIDIAHLPEFDPSQFLDSEEAIAAFLTDALQDEDPGQVAVALGHVARARGMTEIAKASGMSRESLYKALREGSSPRFDTVSRVCAALGVRLVAQPVSQ; via the coding sequence ATGGCCAGGACGACCCAGGTTGAAAGCATCGATATTGCCCATCTTCCCGAGTTCGATCCTTCCCAGTTCCTGGACTCCGAAGAGGCGATTGCGGCTTTCCTGACGGATGCGCTGCAGGATGAAGATCCCGGTCAGGTGGCCGTCGCGCTCGGCCATGTGGCCCGTGCGCGCGGCATGACCGAGATTGCCAAGGCGTCGGGCATGTCGCGTGAATCGCTGTACAAGGCCTTGCGAGAAGGCAGCTCCCCGCGCTTCGACACCGTGAGCCGCGTATGCGCCGCCTTGGGCGTGCGTCTGGTTGCACAGCCGGTGTCCCAGTGA
- a CDS encoding S1 family peptidase, whose protein sequence is MSTIDRRTCLTVLAACPAALVAGTAWAGPVEVIARSKPSVVAVGRYVPTDNPRFTFRGTGFAVDDGTLVVTNAHVLPDIPAEAVGAYVAVLVRKGAGEAPEVRRASVLQVVRGHDLALLKLEGAPLPPLTLAPTAAIAEGQSIVLMGFPLGGALGFTPVSHRGMISSITPIAAPVASARQLNEAAISRLRQGSFDIYQLDATAYPGNSGGPVLDADSGQVVGVVNSVFVKGSKETALTDPSGISYALPVRLVAELLRQGR, encoded by the coding sequence ATGTCGACCATCGACCGCAGAACTTGCCTGACCGTCCTGGCCGCCTGCCCTGCGGCGCTGGTGGCGGGCACGGCCTGGGCGGGCCCGGTGGAGGTGATCGCGCGCAGCAAGCCGTCGGTGGTGGCGGTGGGGCGGTACGTGCCCACCGACAACCCGCGCTTCACCTTCCGTGGCACCGGCTTCGCGGTGGACGACGGCACGCTGGTGGTCACCAATGCCCATGTGCTGCCCGACATCCCGGCCGAGGCCGTGGGCGCCTATGTGGCGGTGCTGGTGCGCAAGGGCGCAGGTGAAGCGCCCGAGGTGCGCCGCGCCAGCGTGCTGCAGGTGGTGCGTGGCCACGACCTGGCACTGCTCAAGCTGGAGGGCGCGCCGCTGCCGCCGCTGACGCTGGCACCCACCGCCGCCATCGCCGAAGGTCAGTCCATCGTGCTGATGGGCTTTCCGCTGGGAGGGGCGCTGGGTTTCACGCCGGTCAGCCACCGCGGGATGATCTCGTCGATCACCCCCATCGCCGCACCGGTGGCCAGTGCCCGGCAGCTGAACGAGGCCGCCATCTCGCGGCTGCGCCAGGGCAGCTTCGACATCTATCAGCTGGACGCCACCGCCTACCCGGGCAACAGCGGCGGCCCGGTGCTCGATGCCGACAGCGGCCAGGTGGTGGGCGTCGTCAACTCGGTGTTCGTCAAGGGCAGCAAGGAAACCGCGCTCACCGACCCTTCGGGCATCAGTTATGCGCTGCCGGTGCGGCTGGTGGCCGAGCTGCTGCGCCAGGGCCGATGA